GCCGAAGCCCGCGCGCAGGAACGCATGCTTCGCACCGAGGTCGGCGAGCCGCCAGATCGATGGCGAGAACACGCCGAAGTTCTTGCCGCTGGTCAGCGAGGTGCGGTCGGTCAGGACCAGCTGCACATGCGACTCGAGTTCGCGCATCCGGATGACGCGCTTCGCGGCCGCGAGCGGATGGGAGGCCGCGGTGACGGTGACCATCGGCACGTCGGTCAGCTTCTCGGCGTCCACCTGCTCCGGCACCAGCGGCATCGATCCGACGATGCCGATGCGGCAGCTCTTCTGCAGCACGGGCTGGAGGACCGCGCCGAGCGCCTCCACGTAGAGCCGGACCGGCGTGTGCGGGAAAGCCGCGCGGAACAGGCCCACGCTCACGGTCAGCGAATCCATGGGGTACATCACGTCGACCACCACCGAGAGCTCCGGCTCCAGCCCTTCGGAGATGGTGCGCGCCCGCGCCTTGAAACCGTCCATGCCGTTGACCACGAGCCGGGCCTCGGCGAGCAGCGC
This region of Variovorax sp. TBS-050B genomic DNA includes:
- a CDS encoding LysR family transcriptional regulator, producing the protein MLDGVSMDQLRTFIAAADEGSFSAAGRRLRRAQSVVSQTLANLEGQLGVLLFDRSARYPRLTEEGAALLAEARLVVNGMDGFKARARTISEGLEPELSVVVDVMYPMDSLTVSVGLFRAAFPHTPVRLYVEALGAVLQPVLQKSCRIGIVGSMPLVPEQVDAEKLTDVPMVTVTAASHPLAAAKRVIRMRELESHVQLVLTDRTSLTSGKNFGVFSPSIWRLADLGAKHAFLRAGFGWGHMPLAMVQGDLDAGTLVRLRLEAFQPATPPIAMFAVYRKDAPPGPAGRWFLDQLKQAAAPR